A single genomic interval of Helianthus annuus cultivar XRQ/B chromosome 6, HanXRQr2.0-SUNRISE, whole genome shotgun sequence harbors:
- the LOC110908253 gene encoding probable amino acid permease 7, with the protein MANNHTDAPLLQCSNSSDEQPLDLTHRTGTIWTAIAHIITGVMGAGVLSLGWSLAQLGWLFGPPAILVFAAVTLVSTTILSDCYLSPHSEHGPDRNASFLQAVSYYLGEKSQWICAVLLNESLYGNDIAYTIATATSMRAILKSNCYHEEGHDAGCTYPDSIYMLLFGLVQIVVSQIPNFHNMAWLSAVAAIMSFAYSTIGLGLGLANVIVNEEIKGSIGGVPAASAVDKLMLVFQGLGDIAFAYPYSIILLEIQDTLKPPSETKTMKKASRSAILITTVFYLCCGSFGYAAFGNNTPGNLLTGFGFYEPYWLVDLANACVILHLVGGYQVFSQPVFALVETWFSERYPESHFVNGFYQLKLPLVTTFQLNPFRLCFRMLYVVSTTGIAMLFPFFNQVLGVLGALNFWPLVVYFPVEMYFVQRKILPWSRKWIALKTFSFGCFLVSAVGFVGSLEGLIMAKLS; encoded by the exons ATGGCGAACAACCACACAGATGCTCCCTTACTTCAATGTTCAAATTCATCCGATGAACAACCCTTAGACCTCACACACAGAACCG GGACGATATGGACCGCGATAGCGCACATAATAACTGGAGTGATGGGAGCAGGTGTATTGTCTCTTGGATGGAGTTTGGCTCAACTTGGATGGTTGTTTGGTCCTCCTGCAATTCTTGTTTTTGCTGCGGTCACTCTCGTTTCAACCACAATTCTTTCGGACTGCTACTTGTCTCCCCACTCAGAGCACGGTCCTGATCGAAATGCTTCGTTTCTTCAAGCTGTCAGTTACTATTTGG GGGAGAAGAGCCAATGGATATGTGCAGTGTTGTTAAATGAGAGTTTATATGGGAATGATATTGCTTACACCATTGCAACTGCTACTAGTATGAG GGCGATACTGAAATCGAATTGTTACCACGAAGAAGGGCATGATGCTGGTTGTACATATCCAGACAGCATCTATATGCTACTGTTTGGGCTTGTGCAAATTGTTGTCTCTCAGATACCAAATTTTCATAACATGGCATGGTTGTCTGCTGTTGCTGCCATCATGTCGTTTGCTTATTCTACCATCGGTTTGGGGCTCGGTTTAGCAAATGTTATCG TAAATGAGGAGATTAAGGGAAGCATTGGAGGGGTCCCAGCTGCTTCTGCAGTTGATAAACTGATGCTAGTTTTCCAGGGTCTTGGAGATATAGCTTTTGCTTATCCGTACTCAATAATTCTCTTAGAAATTCAG GATACATTGAAACCACCATCTGAAACCAAAACCATGAAAAAAGCTTCAAGGTCTGCGATCCTTATCACCACCGTATTCTATTTGTGTTGCGGGAGTTTCGGGTATGCAGCCTTTGGAAACAACACACCAGGCAATCTTTTAACTGGGTTCGGGTTCTATGAGCCCTATTGGCTTGTTGACTTAGCCAATGCCTGTGTCATCCTTCATCTTGTTGGTGGATATCAG GTCTTCAGCCAACCGGTATTTGCACTTGTAGAAACATGGTTTTCTGAGAGATATCCTGAGAGTCATTTTGTGAACGGCTTTTACCAATTGAAGCTGCCATTAGTAACAACATTTCAACTGAATCCCTTCAGGCTATGCTTCAGAATGTTATACGTTGTATCCACAACCGGAATTGCAATGTTGTTTCCATTTTTCAACCAAGTGTTGGGAGTGTTAGGGGCGTTAAACTTTTGGCCATTAGTGGTGTATTTCCCTGTGGAGATGTACTTTGTGCAAAGAAAGATTTTACCATGGTCAAGAAAATGGATTGCCCTTAAAACCTTCAGCTTTGGTTGCTTTCTTGTGTCAGCTGTTGGATTCGTTGGATCACTAGAAGGTCTCATAATGGCAAAATTGAGCTAA